In the genome of Cronobacter malonaticus LMG 23826, one region contains:
- a CDS encoding biotin-independent malonate decarboxylase subunit beta has protein sequence MRNDRSFIELRARDRAKALLDDGSYRELLDPFEQVMSPWLGKQGIVPQADDGMVVAKGTINGQPAVVIAIEGTFQGGSMGEVSGAKMAAALEFAAEDNRNGIPTQAVLCLETGGVRLQEANLGLAAIADIHAAIVDLRRYTPVVGIIAGTVGCFGGMSIAAALCSYLIVTREARLGLNGPQVIEQEAGIEEYDSRDRPFIWSMTGGEVRYESGFVDALVGDGVNAVKTAMNEAIARGVPQQHRSDNYAWYLDRLTRFDTTKQADREQIKQLFAREEK, from the coding sequence ATGCGTAACGACCGCAGCTTTATCGAACTCCGGGCGCGGGACCGCGCGAAGGCGCTGCTGGATGACGGCAGCTACCGTGAACTGCTCGATCCGTTTGAACAGGTTATGTCGCCGTGGCTTGGCAAACAGGGCATCGTGCCGCAGGCCGACGACGGCATGGTCGTGGCGAAAGGCACCATCAACGGTCAGCCCGCCGTAGTCATCGCCATCGAAGGCACATTCCAGGGCGGCAGCATGGGCGAAGTCTCCGGCGCGAAAATGGCCGCGGCGCTGGAGTTTGCCGCTGAAGATAACCGCAACGGTATTCCGACGCAGGCGGTGCTGTGCCTTGAAACCGGCGGCGTGCGTCTGCAGGAGGCGAATCTGGGCCTCGCGGCGATTGCCGATATTCACGCGGCGATTGTTGACCTGCGCCGCTACACCCCGGTGGTCGGGATTATCGCCGGCACCGTCGGCTGCTTCGGCGGGATGTCCATCGCCGCCGCGTTATGCAGCTATCTCATCGTCACCCGCGAAGCGCGTTTAGGGCTTAACGGCCCGCAGGTTATCGAACAGGAAGCGGGCATTGAAGAGTACGACTCCCGCGACCGTCCGTTTATCTGGAGCATGACCGGCGGCGAAGTGCGTTATGAAAGCGGTTTTGTCGATGCGCTGGTGGGCGATGGCGTGAACGCCGTGAAAACCGCCATGAACGAGGCGATTGCCCGGGGCGTACCGCAGCAGCACCGCAGCGATAACTACGCCTGGTATCTCGACCGCCTGACCCGTTTCGATACCACGAAACAGGCCGACCGCGAACAGATCAAACAGCTCTTTGCCCGGGAGGAAAAATAA
- the mdcE gene encoding biotin-independent malonate decarboxylase subunit gamma: MTNTVSRGALWLEKLAPDAQRLPGLCPSVQVADATFNGEPARFIAVVPDAHNHYPRAARGEVGLLEGWTLAKVVNETLLEDADKSVKRPIIAVIDVPSQAYGRREEAFGIHQALAGAAGAYAKARLAGHPVIGLIVGKAMSGAFLAHGYQANRLIAFNDKGVLVHAMGKESAARITLRTVDALEKLAATIPPMAYDVANYATLGLLSDLLDISNPDAPTDADLAQVNATLQRAIADARQDPSLKTRLGADNRRSSQLVRERLRASW, from the coding sequence ATGACTAATACAGTAAGCCGGGGCGCCTTATGGCTTGAAAAACTCGCGCCCGACGCGCAACGTCTGCCAGGGCTTTGCCCGTCCGTACAGGTGGCCGATGCGACATTTAACGGCGAACCTGCGCGCTTTATCGCGGTTGTACCGGATGCCCATAACCACTACCCACGCGCCGCCCGCGGCGAAGTAGGGCTGCTGGAGGGCTGGACGCTTGCGAAAGTGGTCAACGAAACCCTTCTGGAAGATGCCGATAAAAGCGTGAAACGCCCGATCATCGCGGTGATTGATGTGCCAAGCCAGGCCTATGGTCGTCGTGAAGAGGCGTTCGGTATCCATCAGGCGCTGGCAGGCGCGGCGGGCGCTTACGCGAAAGCGCGTCTTGCCGGGCACCCGGTTATCGGGCTGATTGTCGGCAAAGCGATGTCCGGGGCATTCCTCGCCCACGGCTACCAGGCGAACCGCCTTATCGCGTTTAACGACAAAGGCGTGCTGGTGCATGCGATGGGCAAAGAATCCGCCGCGCGCATTACGCTGCGTACCGTTGACGCGCTGGAGAAACTGGCGGCGACCATCCCGCCGATGGCTTATGACGTCGCTAACTACGCGACGCTTGGGCTGCTCTCCGACCTGCTCGATATCAGCAACCCGGATGCGCCGACCGACGCGGATCTGGCGCAGGTTAACGCCACGCTGCAACGCGCCATCGCGGATGCGCGTCAGGATCCGAGCCTGAAAACCCGCCTCGGCGCAGACAACCGCCGTAGCTCTCAGCTTGTGCGCGAACGCCTGCGCGCCAGCTGGTAA
- a CDS encoding AEC family transporter: protein MTYVIIHALAPIFVIMLLGFMAGKTKMVDNQNVALLNIFVMDFALPAALFSATVQTPWAGIVAQMPLIVVLVLAMWVTYAAIYFLAVGPFKKSPQDAAVLTLTVALPNYAALGLPILGSVLGEGPSTSLSVAVSIACGSVLMTPFCLLILEREKARASGENSGSTLAMLPVLMWRSVKKPIVWGPLLGVVLSAIGITMPELVLAAIKPLGLAATAAALFLTGVILSARKLKINSMVITATITKLLIQPFIAWGIVLALGLTGPVAITAILMIALAAGFFGVVFGNRFGVQSPDAEAVLLLSSVLSILSLPLFISLTQGL from the coding sequence ATGACTTACGTGATTATTCATGCGCTTGCTCCCATCTTTGTGATCATGCTGCTCGGCTTTATGGCGGGCAAAACAAAGATGGTCGATAACCAAAACGTCGCTTTACTCAATATCTTTGTGATGGATTTCGCGCTCCCGGCGGCGCTGTTCAGCGCCACCGTACAGACGCCGTGGGCGGGCATCGTCGCGCAAATGCCGCTGATTGTGGTGCTGGTGCTGGCGATGTGGGTCACCTACGCCGCAATCTATTTTCTGGCCGTCGGGCCGTTTAAGAAATCGCCGCAGGATGCCGCCGTGCTGACGCTCACCGTGGCGCTGCCGAACTACGCCGCGCTTGGCCTGCCGATTCTTGGTAGCGTGCTGGGCGAAGGGCCGTCTACCTCGCTCTCCGTCGCCGTCTCCATCGCCTGTGGTTCGGTGCTGATGACGCCGTTCTGCCTGCTTATTCTGGAACGTGAAAAAGCGCGCGCCAGCGGTGAGAACAGCGGCTCGACGCTTGCCATGCTGCCGGTGCTAATGTGGCGCTCGGTGAAAAAACCGATTGTCTGGGGGCCGCTACTTGGGGTGGTGCTTTCCGCTATCGGCATCACCATGCCGGAGCTGGTACTGGCCGCTATCAAACCGCTGGGCCTTGCTGCAACCGCCGCCGCGCTGTTCCTGACCGGCGTTATCCTCTCGGCGCGTAAGCTTAAAATCAACTCCATGGTTATCACCGCGACCATCACCAAACTGCTGATCCAGCCGTTTATCGCCTGGGGTATTGTGCTGGCGCTTGGTCTGACCGGCCCGGTGGCTATCACGGCGATCCTGATGATTGCGCTGGCGGCGGGTTTCTTCGGTGTGGTCTTCGGCAACCGTTTCGGCGTACAGTCGCCGGACGCCGAGGCAGTGCTACTGCTAAGCTCCGTACTCAGCATTCTCTCGCTGCCGCTGTTTATTTCACTGACACAAGGACTCTGA
- a CDS encoding malonate decarboxylase holo-ACP synthase — protein MTATPRPHDLLWLNRRDALQGIDAPWVSEQWRSHLPVVVRRDVSDSGLIPVGVRGVKREQRAAGWVSAQDIVRVATPESLACLSTLLRSPFVSQQPVQAAIQLAQRQWPWAWGITGSTGFALATEMPVLHAASDLDLTIRAPERVEPDAFADWQRLVTQLPCRADTQVETPLGAFSLTEWLRDGRALLKTNQGARLVRDPWRREDA, from the coding sequence ATGACCGCCACGCCACGCCCGCACGATCTCCTCTGGCTCAACCGCCGCGACGCGCTTCAGGGCATCGACGCGCCGTGGGTGAGCGAGCAGTGGCGCAGCCATCTGCCGGTGGTGGTGCGGCGTGATGTGAGCGACAGCGGGCTTATCCCCGTCGGCGTGCGCGGCGTGAAGCGCGAGCAGCGCGCCGCAGGCTGGGTGAGCGCGCAGGATATCGTTCGCGTGGCGACGCCCGAATCGCTCGCCTGTCTCAGCACGCTGTTGCGCTCGCCGTTTGTTTCACAGCAGCCGGTGCAGGCGGCTATCCAACTGGCCCAGCGGCAATGGCCGTGGGCGTGGGGCATTACCGGCTCTACCGGCTTTGCGCTCGCGACAGAAATGCCGGTGCTGCATGCGGCAAGCGATCTGGACCTTACGATCCGCGCGCCTGAACGCGTGGAGCCTGACGCGTTCGCTGACTGGCAGCGCCTCGTCACACAGCTGCCGTGCCGCGCCGATACCCAGGTCGAAACGCCGCTCGGCGCGTTTTCGCTGACCGAGTGGCTGCGCGACGGGCGCGCGCTGTTAAAAACCAACCAGGGCGCGCGGCTCGTACGCGACCCCTGGCGCAGGGAGGATGCATGA
- the mdcH gene encoding malonate decarboxylase subunit epsilon translates to MKILFTFPGQGTQRPGMLQHLPEEETRREAREVLGEELTTLDTPDALRHTRAVQLALLIAGVSSARALMAQGVMPDMVSGLSIGAYPAAVIAGALDFRDALRLVALRGDLMEQAYPEGYGLTAILGLRLEQVEKLAAAHGVYIANLNAETQIVIAGRDEQMAAAGEAALALGATKVNRLAVSVPSHCALLNAPAQQLAQAFSRVTLQRPQRAYLSGSSARVLWQPERIADDLAFNMARTVRWQEAMIAAREREARLAIEMPPGGVLTCLTRQSGFEGETISLERSGIAVAQHLAARLPCD, encoded by the coding sequence ATGAAAATTCTTTTCACTTTCCCCGGACAGGGCACCCAGCGGCCCGGCATGTTGCAGCATCTGCCGGAGGAGGAGACGCGGCGTGAGGCGCGCGAGGTGTTAGGCGAGGAGCTTACGACGCTTGATACGCCGGACGCGCTGCGCCACACCCGTGCCGTTCAGCTCGCGCTGCTGATTGCGGGCGTCTCTTCCGCCCGTGCGCTAATGGCGCAGGGCGTGATGCCGGATATGGTCAGCGGGTTGTCCATCGGCGCGTATCCGGCGGCGGTGATTGCCGGGGCGCTCGATTTTCGTGACGCCCTGCGCCTGGTGGCGCTGCGCGGCGATTTAATGGAACAGGCGTACCCTGAAGGCTACGGGCTGACGGCGATACTTGGCCTGCGCCTGGAGCAGGTGGAGAAACTGGCGGCGGCGCACGGTGTCTACATCGCCAATTTAAACGCCGAAACGCAGATTGTGATCGCCGGACGTGATGAACAGATGGCGGCGGCAGGCGAGGCGGCGCTCGCGCTCGGGGCCACGAAAGTGAACCGGCTGGCGGTCAGCGTGCCGTCGCACTGCGCGCTGCTGAATGCGCCCGCGCAACAGCTGGCGCAGGCGTTTTCGCGCGTCACGCTGCAACGCCCGCAGCGCGCTTATCTCAGCGGCAGCAGCGCCCGCGTGCTGTGGCAGCCTGAGCGCATCGCCGACGATCTCGCGTTTAACATGGCGCGTACCGTGCGCTGGCAGGAGGCGATGATCGCCGCCCGTGAGCGTGAAGCCCGGCTCGCCATTGAGATGCCGCCCGGCGGCGTGCTGACCTGCCTGACGCGCCAGTCGGGCTTTGAAGGGGAGACGATTTCGCTGGAGCGCAGCGGCATCGCGGTGGCGCAGCATCTGGCCGCGCGGCTGCCCTGCGATTAG
- a CDS encoding LysR family transcriptional regulator, producing the protein MKLAIDDDITFRKLSIFMAFMEKGNIARTAEALGVSAVSVHRALHSLEEGMRCPLFVHKGRSLVALPAAETLLEYCQEAMGLIVRGIEETRRTAGVGLGRLRVGTLYSLTLETVPRLLMGMKLRRPELELDLTMGSNLVLLNMLEDNGLDAILISVSEAQIDRKLLEVTPLFHDDIYLAAPASEALDTRREADLRDYKDRKFVSLAEGFATYAGFQEAFHVAGFEPDIVTRVNDIFSMLSLVQAGVGFSLVPGRMKKLYENDLQLLKLAEPYQMRQQIALVFARSRERDPNLLALAAECRMYALSLSKN; encoded by the coding sequence ATGAAATTAGCCATTGATGACGACATCACGTTTCGCAAGCTTTCCATCTTCATGGCGTTTATGGAGAAGGGAAACATCGCCCGCACCGCCGAGGCGCTGGGCGTAAGCGCCGTCAGCGTGCATCGCGCGCTGCACAGTCTGGAAGAAGGGATGCGCTGTCCGCTGTTTGTCCACAAGGGCAGAAGCCTGGTGGCGCTGCCTGCCGCCGAAACATTGCTGGAGTATTGTCAGGAGGCGATGGGCCTGATCGTGCGCGGCATCGAAGAGACGCGGCGCACGGCGGGCGTGGGTCTTGGGCGGCTGCGGGTCGGCACGCTCTACTCGCTCACGCTGGAAACGGTGCCGCGCCTGCTGATGGGCATGAAGCTGCGCCGCCCGGAACTGGAACTCGATCTGACGATGGGTTCGAATCTGGTGCTGCTGAATATGCTGGAAGACAACGGGCTGGATGCAATCCTGATTTCCGTTTCGGAAGCGCAGATTGACCGCAAACTGCTGGAAGTGACGCCGCTGTTTCACGACGATATCTATCTGGCGGCCCCGGCGTCAGAAGCGCTCGACACCCGTCGCGAGGCCGATTTGCGCGACTACAAAGACCGTAAATTTGTCTCGCTGGCGGAAGGATTCGCGACTTACGCCGGTTTTCAGGAGGCGTTTCACGTGGCGGGCTTTGAGCCGGACATCGTCACGCGGGTGAACGATATTTTCTCCATGCTGAGCCTGGTGCAGGCGGGCGTGGGCTTCTCGCTGGTGCCAGGGCGCATGAAAAAGCTCTATGAAAACGATCTGCAACTGCTGAAGCTGGCGGAGCCTTACCAGATGCGCCAGCAGATAGCGCTGGTTTTCGCCCGCAGCCGCGAACGCGACCCTAACCTGCTGGCGCTGGCGGCGGAGTGCCGCATGTACGCCTTAAGCCTTAGCAAAAACTAA
- the katG gene encoding catalase/peroxidase HPI: MSTPSEQHNTLSAGKCPFHQGNSNQSAGGGTSSRDWWPNQLRVELLAQHSNRTNPLGEDFNYRKAFSELDYAALKGDLKALLTDTQPWWPADWGSYTGLFIRMAWHSAGTYRSADGRGGAGRGQQRFAPLNSWPDNVSLDKARRLLWPVKQKYGQKISWADLFILAGNVALENSGFRTFGFGAGREDVWEPDMDVNWGDEKNWLEHRHPESLAQAPLGATEMGLIYVNPEGPNHSGDPASAAPAIRATFGNMGMNDEETVALIAGGHTLGKTHGAAAANHVGVDPEAAPIEAQGLGWHSSFGSGVGADAITSGLEVTWTQTPTQWSNYFFENLFKYEWVQTRSPAGAIQFEAVDAPEIIPDPFDPSKKRKPTMLVTDLTLRFDPEFEKISRRFLNDPQAFNEAFARAWYKLTHRDMGPKARYIGPEVPKEDLIWQDPLPAAIYQPTQADIDSLKAEIASAGLSVSELVSVAWASASTFRGGDKRGGANGARLALAPQRDWEVNASAARALATLEAIQRTANKASLADIIVLAGVVGVEQAAKAAGVEITVPFAAGRVDARQDQTDVALFEFLKPKADGFRNYRGVRSSTPTESLLIDKAQQLTLTAPELTVLVGGMRALGANYDASAHGVFTNRVGVLSTDFFVNLLDMRYEWKATDATAEVFEGRDRESGEVKYTATRADLVFGSNSVLRSVAEVYASHDAREKFVKDFVAAWTKVMNLDRFDLQ; this comes from the coding sequence ATGAGCACGCCATCTGAACAACACAATACGTTATCTGCGGGCAAATGCCCCTTCCATCAGGGCAACAGCAACCAAAGCGCGGGCGGCGGCACGTCCAGCCGCGACTGGTGGCCGAATCAACTGCGTGTGGAGCTGCTCGCCCAGCACTCAAACCGCACCAACCCGCTGGGTGAAGATTTCAACTACCGTAAAGCGTTCAGCGAGCTGGATTACGCGGCGCTGAAAGGCGACCTGAAAGCGCTGTTAACCGATACTCAGCCGTGGTGGCCTGCCGACTGGGGCAGCTACACCGGCCTTTTCATCCGCATGGCGTGGCACAGCGCGGGCACCTACCGCTCCGCTGACGGGCGCGGCGGCGCGGGTCGCGGGCAGCAGCGTTTCGCGCCGCTGAACTCCTGGCCGGATAACGTGAGCCTTGATAAAGCGCGCCGTCTGCTGTGGCCGGTAAAACAGAAATATGGCCAGAAAATTTCCTGGGCTGACCTGTTTATCCTCGCTGGCAACGTGGCGCTGGAAAACTCCGGGTTCCGTACCTTTGGTTTCGGTGCCGGGCGTGAAGACGTCTGGGAGCCGGATATGGACGTGAACTGGGGCGATGAGAAAAACTGGCTTGAGCATCGTCACCCGGAATCGCTGGCGCAGGCGCCGCTCGGCGCGACCGAAATGGGTCTTATCTATGTTAACCCGGAAGGGCCGAACCACAGCGGCGATCCGGCCTCCGCCGCGCCCGCTATTCGCGCGACCTTCGGCAACATGGGCATGAACGATGAAGAGACCGTGGCGCTGATCGCAGGCGGCCATACGCTCGGCAAAACCCACGGCGCAGCAGCAGCGAATCACGTCGGCGTCGATCCGGAAGCCGCGCCTATTGAAGCGCAGGGGCTCGGCTGGCACAGCAGCTTTGGCAGCGGCGTTGGCGCAGATGCCATCACCTCCGGCCTGGAAGTGACCTGGACCCAGACCCCGACCCAGTGGAGCAACTACTTCTTCGAGAACCTGTTCAAATATGAATGGGTACAGACCCGCAGCCCGGCCGGGGCCATCCAGTTTGAAGCCGTTGACGCGCCGGAGATCATTCCTGACCCGTTCGATCCGTCGAAAAAACGTAAGCCGACGATGCTGGTGACTGACCTGACGCTGCGTTTCGACCCGGAATTCGAGAAGATTTCGCGCCGTTTCCTTAACGATCCGCAGGCGTTCAACGAAGCCTTCGCCCGCGCCTGGTACAAACTGACGCACCGCGATATGGGGCCGAAAGCGCGCTACATCGGCCCGGAAGTGCCGAAAGAAGATCTGATCTGGCAGGATCCGTTACCGGCGGCGATTTATCAGCCGACCCAGGCGGATATCGACAGCCTGAAAGCGGAGATTGCCAGCGCCGGTTTATCGGTAAGCGAACTGGTCTCCGTCGCCTGGGCGTCGGCTTCCACCTTCCGCGGCGGTGATAAACGCGGCGGCGCTAACGGCGCGCGTCTGGCGCTCGCGCCGCAGCGCGACTGGGAAGTGAACGCCTCTGCCGCCCGTGCGCTGGCGACGCTTGAAGCTATCCAGCGTACCGCCAACAAAGCGTCGCTCGCAGATATCATTGTGCTGGCAGGCGTGGTGGGCGTTGAGCAGGCCGCCAAAGCCGCGGGTGTTGAGATTACCGTGCCGTTCGCGGCGGGCCGCGTCGATGCGCGCCAGGATCAGACCGACGTGGCGCTGTTTGAGTTCCTGAAACCGAAAGCCGATGGTTTCCGTAACTATCGCGGCGTGCGCAGCAGCACCCCGACCGAGTCGCTGCTTATCGATAAAGCGCAGCAGCTGACGCTGACCGCGCCGGAACTGACCGTACTGGTGGGCGGCATGCGTGCGCTTGGCGCAAACTACGACGCCAGTGCGCACGGCGTGTTCACGAACCGCGTGGGCGTACTCAGCACCGATTTCTTTGTGAATCTGCTGGATATGCGTTACGAGTGGAAAGCAACCGACGCCACGGCTGAAGTGTTTGAAGGGCGTGACCGTGAGAGCGGCGAAGTGAAATACACGGCGACCCGTGCGGATCTGGTGTTTGGCTCGAACTCCGTTCTGCGTTCTGTCGCGGAAGTCTATGCGAGTCACGATGCCCGCGAGAAGTTCGTGAAGGATTTCGTGGCGGCCTGGACCAAAGTGATGAACCTGGACCGCTTCGATCTTCAGTAA
- a CDS encoding putative quinol monooxygenase: protein MLTVIAEIRTRPGAHHRQAVLEEFKKIIPVVLAEAGCHGYAPMVDSATGLDFQTSAPDSIVMVEQWASAEHLKAHLETPHMLGFREAVKGDVLDTTIRILESGV, encoded by the coding sequence ATGCTGACAGTGATAGCAGAAATTCGTACCCGTCCTGGCGCGCACCACCGTCAGGCGGTGCTGGAAGAGTTTAAGAAGATCATTCCCGTTGTGCTCGCGGAAGCAGGCTGCCACGGCTATGCGCCGATGGTGGACAGCGCCACCGGCCTTGATTTTCAGACCAGCGCGCCGGATTCCATCGTGATGGTGGAACAGTGGGCGAGCGCAGAACACTTAAAAGCGCACCTGGAAACGCCGCATATGCTGGGCTTTCGTGAGGCGGTGAAAGGCGATGTGCTGGACACCACCATCCGCATTCTGGAAAGCGGCGTCTGA
- a CDS encoding NAD(P)H-dependent oxidoreductase → MSNILIINGAKQFAHSSGQLNDTLTEVAESYLRDVGHDVKVTRADSEYDVKEEVQKYLWADVIIYQMPGWWMGAPWTVKKYIDDVFTEGHGSLYASDGRTRSDASKKYGSGGLLQGKKYMLSLTWNAPLEAFTEKDQFFHGVGVDGVYLPFHKANEFIGLTALPTFIANDVIKMPDVPRYIAEYREHLAKIFA, encoded by the coding sequence ATGAGCAACATACTTATCATTAACGGCGCGAAACAGTTTGCGCATTCCAGTGGCCAGCTTAACGACACCCTGACTGAGGTCGCGGAGAGTTACCTGCGCGACGTTGGGCATGATGTTAAGGTCACCCGCGCAGACAGCGAGTATGACGTCAAAGAAGAGGTGCAGAAATATCTCTGGGCTGACGTCATTATTTACCAGATGCCGGGCTGGTGGATGGGCGCGCCCTGGACCGTGAAAAAGTATATTGACGATGTCTTTACCGAAGGCCACGGCTCGCTGTACGCCAGCGATGGCCGCACCCGCTCTGACGCCTCAAAAAAGTATGGCTCAGGCGGCCTTCTGCAGGGCAAAAAATATATGCTGTCACTCACCTGGAACGCGCCGCTGGAAGCGTTCACCGAGAAAGATCAGTTCTTCCACGGCGTGGGTGTGGATGGCGTGTACCTGCCGTTCCACAAGGCGAATGAGTTTATTGGCCTGACCGCGCTGCCGACGTTTATCGCCAACGACGTGATTAAAATGCCGGACGTGCCGCGCTACATTGCAGAATATCGCGAGCATCTGGCGAAAATTTTTGCTTAA